One window of the uncultured Paludibaculum sp. genome contains the following:
- a CDS encoding BatA domain-containing protein: protein MGLIAPWFLAGMGLLGVPVYFHLLKRHRSETQRVSSLMFFEKSTEASLKHRRLDYLLLLAMRLALLALIVLAFAQPFLWRSTPAGGSQANRVVVIDDSASMGFGGRMSSAKSEASKLLAENVKVAVFDTQLRFITPADVPRLEAGTSRSSLGELARALRSYQESVKLPLEVHLISDLQRSSMPAGFSDLRLGSGTKLVLHTVADKTEPNWTVESVTAPARVRDGKTVKVQATIAGFHTNAAARTVILEVNGQPAGKQTVQVPASGRAKVEFNGLDLPHGFSKCAVSLQESDGLKVDDRYLFAIERSDPQRVVFLYGERSARSALYFRDALDAATGGAYVVESYANGAPPNLDRAAFIVVSDAGNFDSAILKRYVQQGGSALVILGPANVASGKVPILDTLVRSSRYASRGAERYQTLGSADDSYPAIAKAGRWEGVHFYQSIDADPGQARVLARLTDRTPILLEQKIGEGTVVVLASSLDNLANDFPVQPSFVPFVEQISHRLSGWEEAALNASVDTAIDFKGAAGSKAFEAIDPEGKRALSLEESAKGAPLVLSRAGFWEVRRGAGKSQMIAANVDRRESDLELMPKESAELWQSPGTPGEQAGARSNNESKWPLAAWILGAAVLAGLLEALVGSRHLVQETA from the coding sequence ATGGGTCTCATCGCACCCTGGTTCCTCGCCGGCATGGGCCTGCTCGGCGTGCCCGTCTACTTCCACCTGCTGAAGCGTCATCGGAGCGAGACGCAGCGTGTCAGCTCGTTGATGTTCTTCGAGAAGAGCACCGAGGCATCGCTGAAGCATCGCCGGCTCGACTACCTGCTGCTGCTGGCCATGCGGCTGGCCCTGCTCGCGCTCATCGTGCTCGCCTTCGCCCAGCCGTTTCTGTGGCGGAGCACGCCTGCCGGTGGTTCGCAGGCCAATCGTGTCGTCGTCATCGACGATTCCGCCAGCATGGGCTTCGGCGGCCGCATGAGCAGTGCGAAATCCGAGGCGTCGAAGCTGCTCGCCGAGAACGTGAAGGTGGCCGTCTTCGATACGCAACTGCGCTTCATCACGCCAGCCGATGTGCCGCGTCTGGAAGCGGGCACGTCGCGTAGCTCCCTGGGCGAGCTCGCCCGCGCGCTGCGTTCGTATCAGGAATCTGTAAAGCTGCCGCTGGAGGTGCACCTCATCAGCGACCTCCAACGTAGTTCCATGCCCGCCGGCTTCAGCGACCTGAGGCTGGGCAGCGGTACGAAGCTGGTGCTCCACACGGTTGCCGACAAGACCGAACCCAACTGGACCGTCGAGAGCGTGACAGCCCCGGCCCGCGTGCGTGACGGCAAGACCGTGAAGGTGCAGGCGACCATCGCCGGCTTCCATACCAACGCCGCCGCGCGCACCGTCATCCTGGAAGTGAATGGCCAGCCGGCCGGCAAGCAGACCGTGCAGGTGCCCGCCTCGGGCCGCGCCAAAGTGGAGTTCAACGGACTCGACCTGCCACACGGCTTCTCGAAATGCGCTGTCAGCCTACAGGAGAGCGATGGTTTGAAAGTCGACGACCGCTATCTCTTCGCCATTGAACGCAGCGATCCGCAGCGCGTCGTATTTTTGTATGGCGAACGTTCGGCCCGTTCCGCCCTCTATTTTCGCGATGCCCTCGACGCGGCCACTGGCGGCGCCTACGTCGTGGAAAGCTATGCGAACGGCGCCCCACCGAATCTCGATCGCGCGGCATTCATCGTCGTTTCCGACGCGGGCAACTTCGATAGCGCGATCTTGAAGCGCTACGTGCAGCAGGGCGGATCCGCGCTGGTCATCCTGGGTCCCGCCAACGTGGCCTCCGGTAAGGTGCCCATCCTCGATACGCTGGTGCGCTCTTCGCGCTATGCCTCGCGCGGCGCTGAACGTTACCAGACCCTGGGCTCGGCCGACGACTCTTACCCGGCCATCGCCAAAGCCGGCCGCTGGGAAGGTGTGCACTTCTACCAGTCGATCGACGCCGACCCGGGTCAGGCCCGCGTGCTGGCACGGCTCACCGATCGCACGCCCATCCTGCTGGAGCAGAAGATCGGCGAAGGCACGGTGGTTGTACTCGCCTCGTCGCTCGACAACCTGGCCAACGACTTTCCCGTGCAGCCCTCGTTCGTTCCCTTTGTGGAGCAGATCTCTCACCGTCTCAGCGGCTGGGAGGAGGCGGCCCTCAACGCCAGCGTGGACACGGCCATCGACTTCAAGGGCGCAGCCGGCTCGAAGGCCTTTGAGGCGATCGACCCGGAAGGTAAACGCGCCCTGTCTCTGGAAGAGAGCGCGAAGGGCGCGCCGCTCGTGTTGAGCCGCGCCGGTTTCTGGGAAGTCCGCCGCGGGGCAGGGAAGTCGCAGATGATCGCCGCCAACGTCGACCGGCGCGAGTCCGACCTGGAATTGATGCCAAAGGAATCGGCCGAGTTGTGGCAGTCGCCCGGCACCCCGGGTGAGCAGGCCGGCGCGCGGAGCAATAATGAAAGCAAATGGCCGCTCGCCGCCTGGATTCTCGGCGCGGCGGTCTTGGCGGGGCTGTTGGAGGCGCTCGTAGGGAGCAGACACCTGGTTCAGGAGACAGCATGA
- a CDS encoding DUF58 domain-containing protein, producing MLQRFLDPKVLAGIANLELTAKTVVDGFVAGLHRSPDFGFSQEFAEYRMYVPGDDLRYVDWNAYARTDRLYLKRYRGETNTRVTVLLDRSASMGYQAQGVRKIDYARFLGASLAYLAHQQRDAVGLIGFDDEVRDYVEPSSRHGQWVKVLHGLNRSEPGSRTDFAKPFAHFQQFLQRRGLVLVISDFYAPATDVVKTVAPLRQRGNDVVLLHVLDPEEIKPTLSASKILVDMETGEEMEVSPEYAKGPYREKMAAHLEAMESESRGAGLSYFLAVTDQPLDEALRRYLVVRAGRL from the coding sequence ATGCTGCAGCGCTTCCTCGATCCCAAGGTATTGGCCGGCATCGCGAACCTCGAGCTCACCGCCAAGACGGTGGTCGACGGGTTCGTGGCCGGCCTGCATCGCTCGCCGGACTTCGGCTTCAGCCAGGAGTTCGCCGAATACCGCATGTACGTGCCGGGAGACGACCTGCGCTATGTGGATTGGAACGCCTACGCCCGCACCGATCGCCTCTACCTGAAGCGCTACCGCGGTGAGACGAATACGCGTGTCACCGTCCTGCTCGACCGCAGCGCGTCGATGGGGTACCAGGCGCAGGGCGTGAGGAAGATCGATTACGCACGCTTCCTGGGTGCCTCGCTGGCCTACCTCGCTCATCAGCAGCGCGACGCGGTGGGCCTCATTGGATTCGACGACGAGGTCCGCGACTACGTTGAACCGTCCTCCCGCCACGGGCAATGGGTCAAAGTGTTGCACGGCCTGAATCGTTCGGAGCCCGGCAGCCGCACCGATTTCGCCAAGCCCTTCGCCCACTTCCAACAGTTTCTGCAGCGGCGCGGCCTCGTGTTGGTCATCTCCGACTTCTACGCGCCCGCGACGGACGTGGTGAAGACCGTGGCGCCATTGCGGCAGCGCGGCAACGACGTGGTGCTGCTGCACGTGCTCGACCCCGAGGAGATCAAACCAACGCTGTCGGCTTCGAAGATTCTCGTCGATATGGAGACGGGCGAGGAGATGGAGGTCAGCCCGGAATACGCCAAAGGACCCTACCGCGAGAAGATGGCGGCCCATCTTGAGGCGATGGAATCCGAGTCGCGTGGAGCGGGTCTGAGCTACTTCCTGGCGGTCACGGATCAGCCGCTGGATGAGGCGCTGCGGCGCTATCTGGTCGTCAGGGCGGGGAGGCTATAG
- a CDS encoding MoxR family ATPase: MMQLDSETLKERIARFGTVQESMITQVRKVIVGQDEVLEQLMVALFVGGHCLITGMPGTAKTLLVRTMAETLGLLFRRIQFTPDLMPSDITGTDILEEEPGTGRRIWTFVQGPIFGNVLLADEINRTPPKTQAALLEAMQERSCTVRGNQYKLPAPFFVLATQNPIELEGTYPLPEAQLDRFLFNTLLDYLTAEDELKVVGLTTTTAVADLRSVTTAEEILDFQQLVRMVPIADEVARYAVNLVRATRPVDTSASDYVKKYVNFGASVRGAQNLVLAAKARSLMRGRYHVSFDDVAALLRPVMRHRILLNFQAESDRLTPDDILKKVLEVVPTKG, from the coding sequence ATGATGCAACTCGATTCGGAAACCTTGAAAGAACGGATCGCGCGCTTCGGCACGGTACAGGAGTCGATGATCACGCAGGTCCGCAAGGTGATCGTCGGCCAGGACGAGGTACTGGAACAGTTGATGGTCGCTTTGTTTGTGGGCGGCCACTGCCTCATCACCGGTATGCCTGGCACGGCGAAGACGCTGCTGGTGCGCACCATGGCCGAAACGCTCGGCCTGCTCTTCCGGCGCATCCAGTTCACGCCGGACCTGATGCCCAGCGACATCACCGGCACCGACATTCTCGAAGAGGAGCCCGGCACCGGCCGCCGCATCTGGACCTTCGTGCAGGGTCCCATCTTCGGCAACGTGCTGCTGGCCGACGAAATCAACCGCACGCCGCCCAAGACGCAGGCCGCGCTGCTAGAGGCCATGCAGGAGCGCAGTTGCACCGTGCGCGGCAACCAGTACAAGTTGCCCGCGCCCTTCTTCGTGCTGGCCACGCAGAACCCCATCGAGCTGGAAGGAACCTATCCTTTGCCGGAGGCCCAGCTCGACCGCTTCCTGTTCAACACGCTGCTCGACTATCTCACGGCGGAAGACGAACTGAAGGTCGTCGGCCTCACCACCACCACCGCCGTGGCGGATCTGCGGTCCGTCACCACCGCCGAGGAGATTCTCGACTTCCAACAACTCGTCCGCATGGTGCCCATCGCCGACGAAGTGGCCCGCTATGCCGTCAATCTGGTGCGCGCCACGCGGCCCGTCGACACTTCGGCCAGCGACTACGTCAAGAAGTATGTGAACTTCGGCGCCAGCGTACGCGGTGCACAGAACCTCGTCTTGGCTGCCAAGGCGCGCTCGCTGATGCGCGGCCGCTACCATGTCAGTTTCGACGACGTCGCCGCGCTGCTGCGGCCGGTGATGCGCCACCGCATCCTGCTCAACTTCCAGGCGGAGAGTGACCGCCTGACCCCCGATGACATCCTCAAGAAGGTCCTGGAGGTCGTGCCCACCAAAGGTTGA
- a CDS encoding tetratricopeptide repeat protein codes for MIPAAPILLLLLANTPADCWRAKKLGHAQEAAQCFTALQGSSNLALRAEGAWGLGDFDGANAAFRAAVKADEKNPALRVRWGRLLMERFNPGDAEGLFREALDLDKGNADALLGMGLLAEANFDQKAIALAQQALEKNPKLVEARELRAVVLLEDGSYEAATAEALNTVQDDPQAMDAMAVLATIDLLKDKPATQWPARMLAVNPHYGEGYARIARQFVLNRRYEEAIGFYRKALELDPGYQPAKSELGINLMRIGEDVEARRLLGEVFEAGYRNSATANSLTLLDSYKNFIVYKQPRYILRLHKTEAELLRPYVEREITRALDAYDKKYNFKLPGPVMVEMYPDHEDFAVRTMGMPGLGALGVTFGLSVAMDSPSGRKPGTFHWASTLWHELSHVYLLTITKHHVPRWFTEGVSVHEETAVSPEWGDRLSPDILAALKKKTLLPISTLDRGYMRPSYPAQVIVSYFQGGRTIDYITEKYGWPKVMAMLSEFSHVTTTAAVVEKVLGVKPDQFDKDFLAWLDNEHKVPLAKFEDWTKQMKPLHDAVKGKQWDEVLKIGHAIRDEYPDYVEAGSVYEALAQAYEAQGKKAEAIAELERYAREGGREPDTLKKLARLRDEAGDPRAAEAALNRLLYIYPVKDEELHRKLGGLRSKLGEWSGAAEEWRAVLAMKTGDPASANYELARAYQGMKRLDDAKDAVLAALEAAPGYRPAQKLLLELNRKE; via the coding sequence GTGATCCCGGCCGCGCCCATCCTGCTGCTCCTGCTGGCGAACACGCCGGCGGACTGCTGGCGCGCGAAAAAGCTGGGTCACGCGCAGGAGGCCGCGCAGTGCTTCACGGCACTACAGGGCTCCAGCAACCTGGCGCTGCGAGCCGAGGGCGCCTGGGGTCTGGGCGATTTTGACGGAGCGAACGCGGCATTCCGCGCTGCCGTTAAGGCGGACGAGAAGAACCCCGCGCTACGCGTGCGTTGGGGCCGTTTGCTGATGGAGCGCTTCAACCCCGGCGATGCCGAAGGTCTGTTCCGCGAGGCGCTGGATCTCGACAAAGGCAACGCCGACGCCCTGTTGGGCATGGGCCTGCTCGCGGAAGCGAACTTCGATCAGAAGGCGATCGCGCTGGCCCAGCAGGCGCTGGAGAAGAATCCGAAACTTGTCGAGGCGCGCGAACTCCGGGCCGTCGTGCTGTTGGAAGACGGGAGCTATGAGGCAGCCACGGCGGAGGCCCTCAATACGGTTCAGGATGACCCACAGGCCATGGACGCGATGGCGGTGCTGGCCACCATCGACCTCCTCAAGGACAAACCCGCGACGCAGTGGCCGGCCCGCATGCTGGCCGTGAATCCACACTACGGTGAGGGCTACGCCCGCATCGCCCGGCAGTTTGTCCTCAATCGTCGTTATGAGGAAGCGATCGGCTTCTATCGCAAGGCGCTGGAGCTCGATCCCGGCTATCAGCCCGCGAAGAGCGAACTGGGCATCAACCTGATGCGCATCGGTGAAGACGTCGAAGCTCGGCGGTTATTGGGTGAAGTCTTCGAAGCGGGTTATAGAAACTCAGCTACCGCCAATTCACTCACGCTGCTCGACAGCTACAAGAACTTCATCGTCTACAAGCAGCCTCGCTACATCCTGCGGTTGCACAAGACTGAGGCTGAGCTGCTGCGGCCGTACGTCGAACGCGAGATCACTCGCGCGCTGGATGCGTATGACAAGAAGTACAATTTCAAGCTACCTGGGCCGGTGATGGTGGAGATGTACCCAGATCATGAGGACTTCGCCGTCCGCACCATGGGTATGCCGGGCCTGGGAGCTCTGGGCGTGACCTTCGGCCTGAGTGTCGCGATGGACAGCCCGTCGGGCCGCAAGCCCGGCACGTTCCATTGGGCCAGCACGCTGTGGCACGAGTTGAGCCACGTCTACCTGTTGACCATCACGAAGCACCACGTGCCACGGTGGTTCACCGAAGGCGTCTCCGTGCACGAGGAGACAGCCGTGTCGCCCGAGTGGGGCGACCGCCTATCGCCCGACATTCTGGCCGCACTGAAGAAGAAGACGCTGCTGCCCATCTCGACGCTGGACCGCGGCTACATGCGCCCGTCCTATCCGGCCCAGGTGATAGTCAGTTACTTCCAGGGCGGCCGCACCATCGACTACATCACGGAGAAGTACGGCTGGCCGAAGGTGATGGCGATGTTGAGCGAGTTCTCGCACGTCACCACCACGGCTGCCGTCGTCGAGAAGGTCCTGGGCGTCAAGCCCGACCAGTTCGACAAGGATTTCCTGGCCTGGCTCGACAATGAGCACAAGGTGCCGCTGGCGAAGTTCGAGGATTGGACGAAGCAGATGAAGCCGCTTCACGACGCCGTGAAGGGCAAGCAATGGGACGAAGTGCTGAAGATCGGCCACGCCATCCGAGACGAGTATCCTGATTACGTCGAGGCGGGCAGCGTCTATGAAGCCCTGGCCCAGGCATACGAAGCACAGGGCAAGAAAGCCGAGGCGATCGCCGAACTCGAACGCTATGCCCGCGAGGGCGGCCGCGAGCCCGATACCTTGAAGAAGCTGGCCCGGCTCCGCGATGAAGCCGGAGATCCGCGCGCCGCCGAAGCCGCGCTGAACCGTCTGTTGTACATCTATCCCGTGAAGGATGAAGAGCTGCACCGCAAGCTGGGCGGTCTGCGCAGCAAACTGGGCGAGTGGAGCGGGGCCGCGGAAGAGTGGCGCGCGGTGCTGGCCATGAAGACGGGCGATCCGGCCTCCGCGAACTACGAACTGGCGCGGGCCTACCAGGGGATGAAGCGATTGGATGACGCCAAGGACGCGGTTCTGGCCGCGCTGGAGGCGGCGCCAGGCTACAGGCCGGCGCAGAAGCTGCTGCTGGAGTTGAACAGGAAAGAGTAG
- a CDS encoding C13 family peptidase encodes MKQIAAILFFVTSAMAADFHLTVAGLGGEPDYDTRFNMLAAESKKLMGGDVLSGPSATKAGIQKALAGYAAQAKPEDTLVLLLIGHGNLDGSVFKFNVPGPDVTVDELRAWLDRIQGKQLVVLSTSCSGAVLEPLKHENRVVITATRTGTEKNAVVFARYWVEALRDAGADADKNETVTALEAFNYAKQKTAGFYETQKRLATEHSVLDDNSLAARLAVVRFGAAQKAMNDPQKKLMLARKEELESAIDKLKFEKAAMPIAEYKSKLSALLMELARIQEDIEK; translated from the coding sequence ATGAAACAGATCGCGGCCATCCTGTTCTTTGTCACATCGGCCATGGCGGCCGACTTCCACCTGACCGTCGCGGGCCTGGGGGGCGAGCCGGACTACGACACACGCTTCAACATGCTGGCCGCCGAGTCGAAGAAGCTAATGGGCGGCGATGTACTGAGCGGGCCTTCGGCTACGAAGGCAGGCATCCAGAAGGCGCTGGCGGGCTACGCGGCGCAGGCCAAGCCGGAAGACACGCTGGTGCTGCTGCTGATCGGGCACGGCAATCTGGATGGGTCAGTGTTCAAGTTCAACGTGCCCGGTCCGGACGTCACCGTGGATGAGCTGCGCGCGTGGCTCGACCGCATTCAGGGCAAGCAACTGGTCGTACTCTCCACCAGTTGCAGCGGAGCGGTGCTGGAGCCGTTGAAGCACGAGAACCGCGTGGTGATCACCGCGACCAGGACGGGCACCGAGAAGAACGCCGTGGTTTTCGCGCGCTACTGGGTGGAAGCGCTGCGTGATGCCGGCGCGGATGCCGATAAGAACGAAACGGTGACGGCGCTGGAAGCCTTCAATTACGCCAAGCAGAAGACGGCGGGTTTCTACGAGACGCAGAAACGGCTGGCGACCGAGCACTCGGTCCTGGACGACAACAGCCTGGCCGCGCGTCTGGCTGTGGTGCGCTTCGGCGCCGCGCAGAAGGCCATGAACGATCCGCAGAAGAAGCTCATGCTGGCGCGCAAGGAAGAGCTGGAGTCGGCCATCGACAAGCTGAAATTCGAGAAGGCCGCGATGCCCATCGCGGAGTACAAGTCGAAGCTCAGTGCGCTGCTGATGGAACTGGCCCGAATCCAGGAGGACATCGAGAAGTGA
- a CDS encoding glutamine amidotransferase: MFEFLFKYPWPVYRKGTLVLLSGWPLWLLGLLAVAAAVLVAVLFLRKPLPRTRALVLAGIQWVGLLVLLVLLWQPALSVSMLKPQQNVVAVVVDASTSMALEGRIGQAKSLLDSGLLAQLKKRFPVRLYRAGSTLERVDQVPAVADQPVTRLGDALKGATAEAATLPIGAVVLLTDGADNAGGLDSETMATLRQSRIPVHAIGFGSEQLARDVEVSDVQIVPRSLPDARLAATVTLRQSGFAGKMAKLSVRADGKVLATRVVKLPEDGQTAREVISFQAGVAGAKSLRVGADLLEGETNKDNNVLTRLVNVEDRKPRILYFEGEPRWEMKFIRRAAELDRSLQVASIVRTTQNKLYRQGTNDAKELEHGFPDTVDELFRYQGLVIGNVEASYFNPAQQGLIKEFVDRRGGGVLFLGGRAALSDGGWNKSEVAEIMPVTLLDRKNTFHRDPATVELALAGRDSLITRIEEDPEKNISRWKALPYLADYQETGPAKPGALVLAEMAPTSKGKFPLLTTQNFGRGRVGVFATGGSWRWQMLQDSKDMSHEVFWQQLLRWLVASTAEHVSAVTDKAVYSDETRVPFHVEVRDQNYLPATDAMVEGHVLGPAGVADLVTMRPVTGQPGVYAGEWKADNAGSYLMEVVAKQGDKEVGRDVLTFQREDGVAEHFRTEQNRELLERIAQQTGGRYYKPSDTGHLPEEIEYSDAGISVKETRDIWNAPAALLLFAMLKAGEWFLRRRWGAV, from the coding sequence ATGTTCGAGTTTCTCTTCAAGTATCCGTGGCCGGTGTACCGCAAGGGGACCCTTGTGCTGCTCAGCGGATGGCCCTTGTGGCTGCTGGGTCTGCTGGCCGTGGCGGCAGCCGTCCTGGTGGCTGTCCTGTTCCTGCGTAAGCCTTTGCCGCGCACCCGGGCTCTGGTGTTGGCCGGAATCCAGTGGGTCGGCCTGCTCGTGTTGTTAGTTTTGTTATGGCAGCCCGCGCTCAGCGTATCGATGCTGAAGCCTCAGCAGAACGTGGTGGCCGTTGTGGTCGACGCTTCCACCAGCATGGCTTTGGAAGGGCGCATCGGCCAGGCGAAGTCGTTGCTGGATTCCGGACTGCTGGCGCAATTGAAGAAGCGCTTCCCGGTGCGGCTCTATCGCGCTGGCAGCACCCTGGAACGCGTGGATCAGGTGCCGGCCGTGGCCGACCAACCGGTAACCCGACTGGGCGACGCGTTGAAGGGTGCAACGGCCGAGGCGGCGACACTGCCCATCGGAGCGGTGGTGCTGCTCACCGATGGCGCCGACAATGCCGGCGGTCTGGATTCGGAGACGATGGCGACGCTGCGGCAGTCGCGCATTCCCGTTCACGCCATCGGCTTCGGCAGCGAACAACTGGCGCGCGACGTCGAGGTGAGCGACGTGCAGATTGTGCCACGATCGCTGCCAGATGCGCGCCTGGCCGCCACTGTGACGCTGCGGCAATCGGGCTTCGCCGGCAAGATGGCGAAGCTGAGTGTTCGAGCTGACGGCAAGGTGCTGGCCACCCGCGTTGTGAAGCTGCCGGAAGACGGACAGACGGCGCGCGAGGTGATCTCATTCCAGGCCGGCGTGGCCGGCGCGAAGTCGCTGCGCGTGGGCGCGGATCTGCTGGAAGGCGAAACGAACAAGGACAACAATGTTCTGACGCGGCTGGTGAACGTGGAAGACCGCAAGCCGCGCATCCTGTACTTTGAGGGCGAGCCGCGCTGGGAGATGAAGTTCATCCGGCGTGCCGCCGAGCTGGACCGCAGCCTGCAGGTGGCCAGCATCGTGCGCACGACGCAGAACAAGCTCTACCGGCAGGGCACCAACGACGCCAAGGAACTGGAGCACGGCTTCCCTGATACGGTGGACGAGTTGTTTCGCTACCAGGGCCTTGTGATCGGCAACGTCGAGGCCAGCTACTTCAATCCGGCGCAGCAGGGGCTGATCAAGGAATTCGTCGACCGGCGCGGCGGTGGCGTGCTGTTCCTGGGCGGCCGCGCAGCGTTGAGCGACGGCGGCTGGAACAAGAGCGAAGTGGCGGAGATCATGCCGGTGACGCTGTTGGACCGCAAGAACACGTTTCATCGCGATCCGGCCACGGTGGAACTGGCGCTCGCCGGGCGCGACAGTCTCATCACGCGCATTGAGGAAGATCCGGAAAAGAACATCTCGCGTTGGAAGGCGCTGCCTTACCTGGCCGACTATCAGGAGACCGGTCCAGCCAAGCCCGGCGCGCTGGTGCTGGCCGAGATGGCGCCGACCAGCAAGGGCAAGTTCCCATTGCTGACGACGCAGAACTTCGGCCGCGGCCGCGTCGGCGTCTTCGCAACTGGTGGGAGCTGGCGCTGGCAGATGCTGCAGGACTCCAAGGACATGAGCCATGAGGTCTTCTGGCAGCAGCTTCTACGCTGGCTGGTGGCCTCCACGGCGGAGCATGTCTCGGCGGTGACTGACAAGGCCGTCTACTCCGATGAGACGCGCGTCCCATTCCATGTGGAGGTACGCGATCAGAACTATCTGCCGGCCACCGATGCAATGGTAGAGGGACATGTATTGGGTCCGGCTGGCGTCGCCGATCTCGTCACCATGCGGCCTGTCACCGGTCAGCCCGGCGTGTATGCCGGGGAATGGAAGGCCGACAACGCGGGCTCCTATCTCATGGAGGTCGTGGCGAAGCAGGGCGATAAGGAAGTGGGGCGCGACGTGCTGACCTTCCAGCGGGAAGACGGCGTGGCCGAGCATTTCCGTACCGAGCAGAACCGCGAGTTGCTGGAGCGTATCGCCCAGCAGACCGGCGGGCGCTACTACAAACCCTCGGATACGGGCCACCTGCCGGAAGAGATCGAATACTCCGATGCGGGGATTTCCGTGAAGGAGACGCGGGACATCTGGAACGCGCCAGCCGCGCTATTGCTCTTCGCGATGTTGAAGGCAGGCGAGTGGTTTCTGCGGCGGCGGTGGGGTGCGGTATGA
- a CDS encoding DUF4159 domain-containing protein, whose product MRLRRLSTVVVLGLLLVCSLMGQRWIRDIFPEADYIPTPPDANEKTEFYFARLRYRNVQASGMWAMRGQWTVDYPKADRQFLQGVRRLSRIHVNSMERIVDLISDEIFNYPFVYVVEAGHWDLPDDQAKKLREFIDRGGFLMTDDFHGTFEWDVFTASLNKGFGDRPIVDIEDSDPIFHVLYDLDHRLQVPGIVNYPFTKTYEYDGYEPKWRAVRDDQGRIVIAICHNMDQGDAWEWADSPHYPEKYTSQAYRTGLNYIIYSMTH is encoded by the coding sequence TTGCGCCTGCGCAGGCTGTCGACTGTGGTGGTATTAGGCCTGCTACTTGTGTGCTCACTGATGGGCCAGCGCTGGATTCGCGATATCTTTCCCGAAGCGGACTACATCCCCACACCGCCCGACGCCAATGAGAAGACCGAGTTCTACTTCGCGCGTCTACGCTATAGAAATGTGCAGGCATCCGGGATGTGGGCCATGCGCGGCCAGTGGACGGTGGACTATCCGAAGGCGGATCGACAGTTCCTGCAAGGGGTGCGGCGTCTGTCGCGCATCCACGTCAACAGCATGGAACGGATTGTCGACCTCATCAGCGACGAAATCTTCAACTACCCGTTTGTATACGTTGTCGAGGCCGGCCACTGGGACCTGCCCGATGATCAAGCGAAGAAGCTGCGGGAGTTCATCGACCGGGGCGGGTTCCTGATGACCGACGACTTCCATGGCACCTTCGAGTGGGACGTGTTCACGGCGAGCCTGAACAAAGGTTTCGGCGACCGCCCCATCGTGGACATCGAAGACAGCGACCCCATCTTTCACGTGCTCTATGATCTGGATCACCGCCTGCAGGTGCCCGGCATCGTGAACTACCCGTTTACCAAGACGTACGAGTACGATGGCTACGAACCGAAGTGGCGCGCCGTCCGCGACGACCAGGGGCGCATCGTCATCGCGATCTGCCACAACATGGACCAGGGTGACGCCTGGGAGTGGGCCGACAGCCCGCACTATCCGGAAAAATATACTTCGCAAGCCTACCGCACCGGTCTGAATTACATCATCTATTCCATGACCCACTAG
- a CDS encoding sugar phosphate isomerase/epimerase family protein, with the protein MTPKLELAAITDEFSPDLGEALEAMAPIGMTACELRVVWGKNIMNLTDDEVKKAMEMLSAKGIRVLGLSSPILKCTLPDGGEVDGRFQQDIFGSNHTMDDQPRLAERAIQLCEMTGAKVVRVFSFWRTVDPEKCFEPACAALSKMADQFKAHDIICGIENEHACNIGTAAEAARFLNAVPHSHLKLVWDPANALVAGEEPYPYGYDLLPKGRIVHVHAKDCHMDGHKPVWGPVGTRHVDWKGQIAALLRDGYQGAVSLETHWPGPNGHKKEGSIICGWNLRGLLAA; encoded by the coding sequence ATGACTCCGAAACTCGAACTGGCTGCGATCACCGATGAGTTCTCGCCCGATCTGGGCGAGGCGTTGGAGGCGATGGCGCCCATTGGCATGACGGCCTGCGAACTGCGCGTCGTGTGGGGCAAGAACATCATGAACCTCACCGATGATGAAGTGAAGAAGGCAATGGAGATGCTGAGCGCCAAGGGCATCCGGGTGCTGGGGCTGTCGTCGCCGATTCTGAAGTGCACGCTGCCGGACGGCGGCGAGGTGGACGGACGTTTCCAGCAGGACATCTTCGGATCGAACCACACGATGGACGATCAGCCGCGACTGGCCGAGCGGGCGATCCAACTCTGCGAGATGACCGGGGCCAAAGTGGTGCGCGTCTTCTCCTTTTGGCGGACCGTGGATCCCGAGAAGTGCTTCGAGCCGGCCTGCGCCGCGTTGTCGAAGATGGCCGATCAGTTCAAGGCGCATGACATCATCTGCGGCATCGAGAACGAACACGCATGCAACATCGGCACCGCGGCCGAGGCTGCCCGATTTCTGAACGCAGTTCCGCATTCGCACCTGAAGCTGGTGTGGGATCCGGCGAATGCGCTGGTAGCGGGTGAAGAGCCGTACCCATACGGATACGACCTGCTGCCCAAGGGCCGCATTGTGCACGTGCATGCAAAGGACTGCCACATGGACGGCCATAAGCCCGTTTGGGGACCCGTGGGGACACGTCATGTAGACTGGAAGGGTCAGATTGCGGCCCTGCTGCGTGACGGGTACCAAGGAGCGGTGAGTCTGGAGACGCACTGGCCGGGTCCGAACGGCCACAAGAAGGAAGGCAGCATCATCTGCGGGTGGAATCTGCGGGGACTGCTTGCAGCTTAG